Proteins from a genomic interval of Scatophagus argus isolate fScaArg1 chromosome 6, fScaArg1.pri, whole genome shotgun sequence:
- the dcun1d4 gene encoding DCN1-like protein 4 isoform X4 — MPPRKKRRPSAGDDMSAKKSRQDSVFRKHETSQIREEETFSNKRCLEWFYEYAGCDDVVGPEGMEKFCEDIGVEPENVVMLVLAWKLDAQSMGYFTRQEWLRGMGSLQCDSTERLRNSLDYLRSVLNDSTSFKLIYRYAFDFAREKDQRSLDLNTAKCMLGLLLGKMWPLFPVFNQFLEQSKYKVINKDQWCNVLEFSRTINLDLSNYDEDGAWPVLLDEFVEWYKERQMS; from the exons ATGCCTCccaggaaaaagaggagacCCTCTGCTGGAGATGACATGTCGGCTAAGAAAAGTCGCCAGGACAG CgttttcagaaaacatgaaacatcacaAATCCGTGAGGAGGAGACATTTTCCAATAAAAGATGCTTGGAGTGGTTCTATGAATATGCGG GTTGTGATGATGTTGTGGGTCCAGAGGGCATGGAGAAGTTCTGTGAGGACATTGGAGTGGAGCCAGAGAAT GTGGTGATGCTGGTTCTGGCTTGGAAGCTGGACGCTCAGAGTATGGGATATTTCACTCGTCAGGAGTGGCTGAGGGGCATGGGCTCACTGCA gTGCGACTccacagagaggctgaggaaCTCGCTCGACTACCTGAGATCTGTCCTAAACGACAGTACCAGTTTTAAGCTCATTTATAGATATGCCTTTGATTTTGCGCGG GAAAAGGATCAGAGGAGTTTGGACTTGAACACAGCCAAGTGTATGCTGGGGCTTCTCCTGGGAAAGATGTGGCCACTGTTTCCTGTGTTTAATCAGTTTTTAGAG CAATCCAAGTACAAAGTCATCAACAAAGACCAATGGTGCAATGTTTTAGAGTTCAGCAGGACAATCAACCTGGACCTCAGTAACTATGATGAAGATGGTGCCT GGCCAGTTTTGTTGGACGAGTTTGTGGAATGGTACAAGGAAAGACAGATGTCATAG
- the dcun1d4 gene encoding DCN1-like protein 4 isoform X3 has translation MHSDAANFQLNSHLTTLASIHKIHHTLHRLNLTEDVGQDSHPSACCSRAMPPRKKRRPSAGDDMSAKKSRQDSVFRKHETSQIREEETFSNKRCLEWFYEYAGCDDVVGPEGMEKFCEDIGVEPENVVMLVLAWKLDAQSMGYFTRQEWLRGMGSLQCDSTERLRNSLDYLRSVLNDSTSFKLIYRYAFDFAREKDQRSLDLNTAKCMLGLLLGKMWPLFPVFNQFLEQSKYKVINKDQWCNVLEFSRTINLDLSNYDEDGAWPVLLDEFVEWYKERQMS, from the exons ATGCACTCTGATGCGGCAA ATTTTCAGCTGAATTCCCATTTGACTACACTGGCGAGCATCCATAAGATCCATCACACGTTGCACAGGCTG AATCTGACAGAAGACGTTGGACAGGATAGCCACCCCTCAG CTTGTTGCTCTAGAGCCATGCCTCccaggaaaaagaggagacCCTCTGCTGGAGATGACATGTCGGCTAAGAAAAGTCGCCAGGACAG CgttttcagaaaacatgaaacatcacaAATCCGTGAGGAGGAGACATTTTCCAATAAAAGATGCTTGGAGTGGTTCTATGAATATGCGG GTTGTGATGATGTTGTGGGTCCAGAGGGCATGGAGAAGTTCTGTGAGGACATTGGAGTGGAGCCAGAGAAT GTGGTGATGCTGGTTCTGGCTTGGAAGCTGGACGCTCAGAGTATGGGATATTTCACTCGTCAGGAGTGGCTGAGGGGCATGGGCTCACTGCA gTGCGACTccacagagaggctgaggaaCTCGCTCGACTACCTGAGATCTGTCCTAAACGACAGTACCAGTTTTAAGCTCATTTATAGATATGCCTTTGATTTTGCGCGG GAAAAGGATCAGAGGAGTTTGGACTTGAACACAGCCAAGTGTATGCTGGGGCTTCTCCTGGGAAAGATGTGGCCACTGTTTCCTGTGTTTAATCAGTTTTTAGAG CAATCCAAGTACAAAGTCATCAACAAAGACCAATGGTGCAATGTTTTAGAGTTCAGCAGGACAATCAACCTGGACCTCAGTAACTATGATGAAGATGGTGCCT GGCCAGTTTTGTTGGACGAGTTTGTGGAATGGTACAAGGAAAGACAGATGTCATAG
- the dcun1d4 gene encoding DCN1-like protein 4 isoform X1, protein MSFEESRESLPHPYFQLNSHLTTLASIHKIHHTLHRLNLTEDVGQDSHPSACCSRAMPPRKKRRPSAGDDMSAKKSRQDSVFRKHETSQIREEETFSNKRCLEWFYEYAGCDDVVGPEGMEKFCEDIGVEPENVVMLVLAWKLDAQSMGYFTRQEWLRGMGSLQCDSTERLRNSLDYLRSVLNDSTSFKLIYRYAFDFAREKDQRSLDLNTAKCMLGLLLGKMWPLFPVFNQFLEQSKYKVINKDQWCNVLEFSRTINLDLSNYDEDGAWPVLLDEFVEWYKERQMS, encoded by the exons ATGTCTTTCGAGGAATCTAGAGAGTCACTCCCTCATCCGT ATTTTCAGCTGAATTCCCATTTGACTACACTGGCGAGCATCCATAAGATCCATCACACGTTGCACAGGCTG AATCTGACAGAAGACGTTGGACAGGATAGCCACCCCTCAG CTTGTTGCTCTAGAGCCATGCCTCccaggaaaaagaggagacCCTCTGCTGGAGATGACATGTCGGCTAAGAAAAGTCGCCAGGACAG CgttttcagaaaacatgaaacatcacaAATCCGTGAGGAGGAGACATTTTCCAATAAAAGATGCTTGGAGTGGTTCTATGAATATGCGG GTTGTGATGATGTTGTGGGTCCAGAGGGCATGGAGAAGTTCTGTGAGGACATTGGAGTGGAGCCAGAGAAT GTGGTGATGCTGGTTCTGGCTTGGAAGCTGGACGCTCAGAGTATGGGATATTTCACTCGTCAGGAGTGGCTGAGGGGCATGGGCTCACTGCA gTGCGACTccacagagaggctgaggaaCTCGCTCGACTACCTGAGATCTGTCCTAAACGACAGTACCAGTTTTAAGCTCATTTATAGATATGCCTTTGATTTTGCGCGG GAAAAGGATCAGAGGAGTTTGGACTTGAACACAGCCAAGTGTATGCTGGGGCTTCTCCTGGGAAAGATGTGGCCACTGTTTCCTGTGTTTAATCAGTTTTTAGAG CAATCCAAGTACAAAGTCATCAACAAAGACCAATGGTGCAATGTTTTAGAGTTCAGCAGGACAATCAACCTGGACCTCAGTAACTATGATGAAGATGGTGCCT GGCCAGTTTTGTTGGACGAGTTTGTGGAATGGTACAAGGAAAGACAGATGTCATAG
- the dcun1d4 gene encoding DCN1-like protein 4 isoform X2 gives MMCHLVPLYYPYFQLNSHLTTLASIHKIHHTLHRLNLTEDVGQDSHPSACCSRAMPPRKKRRPSAGDDMSAKKSRQDSVFRKHETSQIREEETFSNKRCLEWFYEYAGCDDVVGPEGMEKFCEDIGVEPENVVMLVLAWKLDAQSMGYFTRQEWLRGMGSLQCDSTERLRNSLDYLRSVLNDSTSFKLIYRYAFDFAREKDQRSLDLNTAKCMLGLLLGKMWPLFPVFNQFLEQSKYKVINKDQWCNVLEFSRTINLDLSNYDEDGAWPVLLDEFVEWYKERQMS, from the exons ATGATGTGTCACCTTGTACCCTTGTACTACCCCT ATTTTCAGCTGAATTCCCATTTGACTACACTGGCGAGCATCCATAAGATCCATCACACGTTGCACAGGCTG AATCTGACAGAAGACGTTGGACAGGATAGCCACCCCTCAG CTTGTTGCTCTAGAGCCATGCCTCccaggaaaaagaggagacCCTCTGCTGGAGATGACATGTCGGCTAAGAAAAGTCGCCAGGACAG CgttttcagaaaacatgaaacatcacaAATCCGTGAGGAGGAGACATTTTCCAATAAAAGATGCTTGGAGTGGTTCTATGAATATGCGG GTTGTGATGATGTTGTGGGTCCAGAGGGCATGGAGAAGTTCTGTGAGGACATTGGAGTGGAGCCAGAGAAT GTGGTGATGCTGGTTCTGGCTTGGAAGCTGGACGCTCAGAGTATGGGATATTTCACTCGTCAGGAGTGGCTGAGGGGCATGGGCTCACTGCA gTGCGACTccacagagaggctgaggaaCTCGCTCGACTACCTGAGATCTGTCCTAAACGACAGTACCAGTTTTAAGCTCATTTATAGATATGCCTTTGATTTTGCGCGG GAAAAGGATCAGAGGAGTTTGGACTTGAACACAGCCAAGTGTATGCTGGGGCTTCTCCTGGGAAAGATGTGGCCACTGTTTCCTGTGTTTAATCAGTTTTTAGAG CAATCCAAGTACAAAGTCATCAACAAAGACCAATGGTGCAATGTTTTAGAGTTCAGCAGGACAATCAACCTGGACCTCAGTAACTATGATGAAGATGGTGCCT GGCCAGTTTTGTTGGACGAGTTTGTGGAATGGTACAAGGAAAGACAGATGTCATAG